The Coregonus clupeaformis isolate EN_2021a chromosome 13, ASM2061545v1, whole genome shotgun sequence genome includes a region encoding these proteins:
- the LOC121579369 gene encoding protein MIS12 homolog isoform X1, whose translation MAEYRTCEEEAMSPSSLKLYEAQFFGFTPQTCMVRVYSAFQDCLNELLLVVEAVFVRKLRGTEPNGEQLHSRARECTQKLQIFLQERFKHLSCRMETVLVNNVLSVPPNVLLPDDQPHKKYFQRLEEVLNLESSLAELKQVYQAEVCARQALLAELEEQREVQEQLDGILRWIAELQAAWMQEGMGSFHDSFPVTMQSVKKMQAVIGEVNKQRTG comes from the exons ATGGCGGAGTACAGAACATGTGAGG AGGAGGCaatgtctccctcctccctcaagcTGTACGAGGCACAGTTCTTTGGTTTCACCCCACAGACCTGCATGGTGAGGGTATACAGCGCCTTTCAGGACTGCCTGAATGAATTACTGCTTGTCGTAGAAGCGGTGTTTGTGAGAAAACTAAGAGGGACTGAGCCCAATGGAGAGCAACTACATTCAAGGGCAAGAGAATGCACCCAAAAGTTGCAGATATTCCTTCAAGAACGCTTCAAACATCTGTCTTGTCGCATGGAAACTGTTTTGGTCAACAATGTCCTCTCAGTCCCCCCTAATGTGTTGTTACCTGATGACCAGCCACACAAAAAGTACTTTCAACGTTTAGAGGAGGTTCTTAATCTGGAGTCTTCCCTGGCGGAGCTGAAACAGGTGTACCAGGCAGAGGTGTGTGCCAGGCAGGCCTTGCTGGCTGAactggaggagcagagagaggtccAAGAGCAGCTGGATGGAATCCTGAGGTGGATTGCAGAACTACAGGCAGCGTGGATGCAGGAGGGAATGGGAAGCTTCCATGACAGCTTCCCTGTGACGATGCAATCGGTCAAGAAAATGCAGGCTGTCATTGGAGAGGTCAATAAGCAAAGGACTGGATGA
- the LOC121579369 gene encoding protein MIS12 homolog isoform X2, with protein sequence MSPSSLKLYEAQFFGFTPQTCMVRVYSAFQDCLNELLLVVEAVFVRKLRGTEPNGEQLHSRARECTQKLQIFLQERFKHLSCRMETVLVNNVLSVPPNVLLPDDQPHKKYFQRLEEVLNLESSLAELKQVYQAEVCARQALLAELEEQREVQEQLDGILRWIAELQAAWMQEGMGSFHDSFPVTMQSVKKMQAVIGEVNKQRTG encoded by the coding sequence atgtctccctcctccctcaagcTGTACGAGGCACAGTTCTTTGGTTTCACCCCACAGACCTGCATGGTGAGGGTATACAGCGCCTTTCAGGACTGCCTGAATGAATTACTGCTTGTCGTAGAAGCGGTGTTTGTGAGAAAACTAAGAGGGACTGAGCCCAATGGAGAGCAACTACATTCAAGGGCAAGAGAATGCACCCAAAAGTTGCAGATATTCCTTCAAGAACGCTTCAAACATCTGTCTTGTCGCATGGAAACTGTTTTGGTCAACAATGTCCTCTCAGTCCCCCCTAATGTGTTGTTACCTGATGACCAGCCACACAAAAAGTACTTTCAACGTTTAGAGGAGGTTCTTAATCTGGAGTCTTCCCTGGCGGAGCTGAAACAGGTGTACCAGGCAGAGGTGTGTGCCAGGCAGGCCTTGCTGGCTGAactggaggagcagagagaggtccAAGAGCAGCTGGATGGAATCCTGAGGTGGATTGCAGAACTACAGGCAGCGTGGATGCAGGAGGGAATGGGAAGCTTCCATGACAGCTTCCCTGTGACGATGCAATCGGTCAAGAAAATGCAGGCTGTCATTGGAGAGGTCAATAAGCAAAGGACTGGATGA